Part of the Aquimarina sp. MAR_2010_214 genome is shown below.
AGGTGGTTTAACTTGGACTTCTTTAGGAGGAACCAATGATTTTCTGGCAACTACTACAACAGTTAAAGATGATGGATCAGGAACCTCGGTAGGAACTGGATATAGTCCAGAAAGTACATTAAATGATAATGATGGATCGGCAGCAGGTTCTTTAAGAATTAATGCAAATGTAACATCGTTCGCAATACAATTTATTAGATCAGGTGTTGAAGGTTTTGGTGGAGATGAGGTAGAACTTATTCTTTCGGCCTGTATCAATGTGGATACAGATAATGATGGAGTTTCTGATAGTTTAGATGTTTGTCCGGGATATAATGATATGGCAGATAATGATCATGATGGTGTTCCTGACGGTTGTGATTTGGATGATGATAATGATGGTATTTTGGATATAGATGAAAGTATATGTACTCCAAATCAATCGGGAGATTGGACTATTTCTGGAACAACAGCAGAATATGATTTTGGAGATGGTGTAGTTGCTAAAGTGACAACTACAAATACAAACCCTTTTACTTCTGGAAACTTTAATCCTTTAGGAACAGGTTTTTGGTCAGAAAATTTAGAAGGAGATTCATCATTACAGAATTTATATAGTTGGGATACAATATTGACTATAAACTTTGAAGATGGATCAGGTAACCCTATCAAAGTAAATGATCCAATTCTTCATTTTGATCGTTTAGGAGGTTTTTTTGGAGTGAATCAAAATTCTGCAGAAATAATGTTAATAGACGGTATGACCTGGGGTCCATTAGAGGGCACAATGGATTTTAGAACAAGACCTACAAGTGTTAGAGACGGAGGAGTAGGAGTGGTACCACCTGTAGGAAATACTGGAGAAAGTACAGAAAATGATGCAGATGGTTCTGCGGCTGGTTCATTAAGAATTCATGGAACGGTATCATCTATTATGTTGAAATTTGTACAAACTGGAGTAAATGCTTTTGGTAAAGATGGAATAGAACTCATATTATTTGCATGTAATAACTTAGATACAGACGGAGATAATATTCCGGATTATTTGGATCTAGATAGTGATAATGATGGTATTTATGATGCAGATGAAGCGGGACATGCAGAATCAAATACTAATGGCGTTGTAAATGGATCTGTGGGTACAGATGGTATTCCTGATTTGGTACAAAGTACAGGTGGGGAGAATAGTGGTTTGATAAATTATAGTCTAGCAGACTCTGAAACTATCCCAGATGGGATATATGATTATCAAGATATAGATAGTGATGGGGATAGTTGTAATGATGTTATTGAAGCTGGATTTACAGATGATGATGATAATGGGCTTTTAGGGGATGGTATTCCTGGAACTGGACTTACCGTTGATGGAAATGGTTTAGTTACTTCAGGAAGTGATGGGTATACCGGAACTAATGCTAATGTTGTCACCGCAGGAGTTACTCCAGCAATTACCACACAACCATCTAGTGTTATAATATGTGGAGGAACAGATACTACGTTTACCGTATTGACAGCTAATGCAGATACATATCAGTGGCAATTGTTTAATGGTAGTTCCTGGGATAATTTAACAGATAGTGGTATCCATAGTACCACAACCGCAAATACATTAACAATTACAAATGCTTCAGCATCTGATGATGGAAATCAATATCGAGTAATTGTCTCGAGTTCAACATATACGTGTGATTCTAAGATTTCAGAAGAAAGAATACTTACTGTTAATGCTGCACCTGCTATTAGCGTGACAAGTGCTCCAACTTGCTCAACTGATTCAACAACATATTCATTAGAGGTAATTGTGAGCTCTGGTACAGTAACCAGTACTTCTGGGATCGTGAACAATGTTTCGGGTAATATATGGAGTATTGAAGGGATAACTCCGGGAGTAAGCATTAATATTACAACAACAGCGATTAATGGCTGTAAACAAATCATACCTGTTACTATACCTTTATCATGCCTGATAGCAAATAATGATACATTAACGATTGATGGTGATACAGGTGGTAATTCTATAAATATTATTAATGATAATGATATTTTAGATGGAAATGAGGTTACACTAGGGGATGATGTTACGGTAACAGCAATTGCAGATTCCAATCCGGGAGATGGTGTTAGCCTAAATCCAAGTACAGGAGAAGTCACAGTTTTACCAAATACTCCACCGGGCGATTATACCATTACCTACACCTTATGTAGTATAGCGACCCCACTAGCTTGTGATGTTGCAATTATTACAATTACAGTAGTTTCTGCTCCAAACGGTACTATAACAGGTCATTTGTATGGTGATTTAAATGATAATGGTATGCAGGATATTGGCGAACCAGACTTAGAGGGGATAGATGTTAATATTGTTGATGTTAATGGGATAGAACAAACCGTAATTACAGATCTAAACGGAGATTACATAGCAAATGTTCCTGTAGGAGCAACTGTGGTAGATATCGACAATACAACACTTCCATTAGGGAGTTTACAGACAGAAGGAACCGATCCAACAACAGTAATCGTAATAGGAACCGGAATAACGATAGAAGAAAATAATGGATTTATTATAATTGCTGATGTTGATAATGAAATTGTT
Proteins encoded:
- a CDS encoding gliding motility-associated C-terminal domain-containing protein; this encodes MRKSIISEKMLKWKQNDFIIRILFIILFMFSFIYTEELRGANVDSKTVHIEKCDKEGSKLNSDTFDSTLVMCAPKQSGFWSVSGTAAFYDLGDGVIARVTTTSTNPFTTKNFNPLGTGFWSNTVEGDTSLSNEYTWDSILTISFEDNFGNPVSVDNPILHIDRLGGFYGTLQNSAEITLLGGLTWTSLGGTNDFLATTTTVKDDGSGTSVGTGYSPESTLNDNDGSAAGSLRINANVTSFAIQFIRSGVEGFGGDEVELILSACINVDTDNDGVSDSLDVCPGYNDMADNDHDGVPDGCDLDDDNDGILDIDESICTPNQSGDWTISGTTAEYDFGDGVVAKVTTTNTNPFTSGNFNPLGTGFWSENLEGDSSLQNLYSWDTILTINFEDGSGNPIKVNDPILHFDRLGGFFGVNQNSAEIMLIDGMTWGPLEGTMDFRTRPTSVRDGGVGVVPPVGNTGESTENDADGSAAGSLRIHGTVSSIMLKFVQTGVNAFGKDGIELILFACNNLDTDGDNIPDYLDLDSDNDGIYDADEAGHAESNTNGVVNGSVGTDGIPDLVQSTGGENSGLINYSLADSETIPDGIYDYQDIDSDGDSCNDVIEAGFTDDDDNGLLGDGIPGTGLTVDGNGLVTSGSDGYTGTNANVVTAGVTPAITTQPSSVIICGGTDTTFTVLTANADTYQWQLFNGSSWDNLTDSGIHSTTTANTLTITNASASDDGNQYRVIVSSSTYTCDSKISEERILTVNAAPAISVTSAPTCSTDSTTYSLEVIVSSGTVTSTSGIVNNVSGNIWSIEGITPGVSINITTTAINGCKQIIPVTIPLSCLIANNDTLTIDGDTGGNSINIINDNDILDGNEVTLGDDVTVTAIADSNPGDGVSLNPSTGEVTVLPNTPPGDYTITYTLCSIATPLACDVAIITITVVSAPNGTITGHLYGDLNDNGMQDIGEPDLEGIDVNIVDVNGIEQTVITDLNGDYIANVPVGATVVDIDNTTLPLGSLQTEGTDPTTVIVIGTGITIEENNGFIIIADVDNEIVVYTGISPNGDGINDRFRIAGLDNFPNNRLQIFNRWGIKIFDQNGYEQSGAKFFEGISEGRVTMGNNKKLPVGTYFYVLEYENANGINMSKAGYLYVNR